One Nonomuraea angiospora DNA segment encodes these proteins:
- a CDS encoding serine/threonine-protein kinase, giving the protein MTADPLRPGDPSRLGRYRLASRLGSGGQGVVYEGYDEAANRVAVKVLHAYLSGDSVLRRRFTREVTAARQVASFCTARILDHDLEGERPHIVSEFVPGPSLRAAVAEGAPFSGDPLHRLAVGVATALAAIHQAGVVHRDLKPENVLMGPDGPRVIDFGIARAAGLSMTSTGELAGTPMYMAPELFSGGRAEPAADVFAWGSVVLFAATGRDAFTAPTTVAVINRLLNHDPDVDVLPGGLRELVRAALSKDPAARPSAQRLLLTLLGGGRATLAEGAEAAAGVRPPGGPAADPALGAVAERFYAGLPASEREVARDLLLRLVDVRDGDEVPRTATLDELIEVRHEAAERVLAALEEATLVRRQGDGVVIGSAALLYAWPRLHEWVTGDRDALGRHRELGEAARRWARGGRRSEDLLRGTALRHAMEWTAATHLTLNTTEREFVEASRAGSARQSRLRRLVTTGVAVLLVASLTAGALAWQQSLRSDEAGRRLAEERAQAAARRVALQADALRATDPVKAMLLSVAAYRIAQVPEARSAVLSSLAQQEQSVFTDPAPANEGRALSPDGRTLVSAGAGRVTAYDVVTGRPVRTFGGIGEAPVTAAMGPDGDTLALAGGGRLERWSLRSGRLLGGGGWMPGAPADYDGRPASLEFSPGGGYIVVRANLGGPYVGLWNVARRALEKQDGYVSNARVGPGDRFAALEITEERTVTALRALPGGGTPAGKRLPGRGLQGQVMAISPDGALAAVGGEKGTTLWSLSTGERDRHAFPGPAGEAVFSGDGRFLITFDNWAGGRITLWRLSDAAPLLRLTVASKIVGSPRFGPGNRTLSILDDAGQVTTYDLSRQTGPRRVVPAGALQTRFTASGSLLLARTGDTVRGWSVPGFTETGRLGVPSKGEPIMRVSPDGRTVVTISSEDLTTGPTFWDAASGRKLGHLTLESVDTRADLQISPDGRLLALSSAMANDYYGAGDVVVIDIARRERVMRFGPVAGGPLSFSSDGRYLVTADAGGADVIDLVARKVLPRAQGPGTLAEGWMALAPKGPLGASPYGSRAVVLWDTRTWRTTGRVFRVPGDVAGARFSPDGRILAVAHDTRVTLFDAVAGRQLGAAWTVTTGAFDPYEPADPMPALAFTADGSALRVVGLDGAFQELPVDPAPAVRSVCERAGRRLTQAEWREHVGADVGYQEVCPA; this is encoded by the coding sequence TTCTGCACGGCCCGCATCCTGGATCACGATCTGGAGGGCGAACGCCCCCACATCGTCAGCGAGTTCGTCCCCGGCCCGAGCCTGCGCGCGGCGGTGGCGGAGGGGGCGCCGTTCTCGGGTGACCCGCTGCACCGGCTGGCCGTGGGCGTGGCCACCGCGCTGGCCGCCATCCACCAGGCGGGCGTGGTGCACCGCGACCTGAAGCCGGAGAACGTCCTGATGGGGCCCGACGGGCCCCGCGTCATCGACTTCGGCATCGCCAGGGCCGCGGGCCTGTCGATGACCTCGACGGGCGAGCTGGCCGGGACCCCGATGTACATGGCGCCGGAGCTGTTCTCCGGGGGCCGGGCCGAGCCGGCGGCCGACGTGTTCGCCTGGGGCTCGGTGGTGCTGTTCGCCGCGACGGGACGCGACGCGTTCACCGCCCCGACGACGGTCGCGGTCATCAACCGGCTGCTCAACCACGACCCTGACGTCGATGTCCTGCCCGGCGGGCTGCGCGAGCTGGTGCGCGCGGCGCTGTCGAAGGACCCGGCCGCGCGGCCCTCCGCGCAGCGCCTGCTGCTGACGCTGCTCGGCGGCGGGCGCGCGACCCTGGCCGAGGGCGCCGAGGCCGCCGCGGGGGTGCGGCCGCCCGGCGGGCCGGCCGCCGACCCGGCGCTCGGCGCGGTGGCCGAGCGGTTCTACGCCGGGCTGCCGGCGTCCGAACGCGAGGTGGCGCGCGATCTGCTGCTGCGGCTGGTGGACGTCCGCGACGGCGACGAGGTGCCGCGCACCGCCACCCTGGACGAGCTGATCGAGGTACGGCACGAGGCCGCCGAACGGGTACTCGCCGCGCTCGAGGAGGCCACGCTGGTCCGCCGCCAGGGAGACGGGGTCGTCATCGGCAGCGCCGCCCTGCTGTACGCCTGGCCCCGGCTGCACGAGTGGGTCACCGGCGACCGCGACGCGCTCGGCCGGCACCGCGAGCTGGGCGAGGCCGCCCGCCGCTGGGCCCGTGGCGGCCGCCGTTCCGAGGATCTCCTTCGCGGCACCGCCCTGCGCCACGCGATGGAGTGGACCGCCGCCACGCACCTGACGCTGAACACCACGGAGCGCGAGTTCGTCGAGGCGAGCCGGGCCGGGTCGGCGCGGCAGAGCAGGCTGCGTCGCCTGGTCACAACCGGCGTGGCGGTCCTGCTCGTCGCCTCGCTCACCGCGGGCGCCCTCGCCTGGCAGCAGTCGCTCAGGAGCGACGAGGCCGGCCGGCGCCTGGCCGAGGAGCGGGCGCAGGCGGCGGCGCGGCGGGTGGCGCTGCAGGCGGACGCGCTGCGCGCGACCGACCCGGTCAAGGCGATGCTGCTCAGCGTGGCGGCCTACCGCATCGCGCAGGTTCCGGAGGCGCGCTCGGCGGTGCTGAGCTCGCTCGCGCAGCAGGAGCAGTCGGTCTTCACCGATCCCGCTCCGGCCAACGAAGGGCGGGCGCTGAGCCCCGACGGGCGGACGCTGGTCAGCGCGGGCGCCGGCCGGGTGACCGCCTACGACGTGGTGACGGGGCGGCCGGTCAGGACCTTCGGCGGGATCGGCGAGGCGCCCGTCACCGCCGCGATGGGCCCGGACGGTGACACGCTGGCGCTCGCGGGGGGCGGCCGGCTGGAGCGGTGGAGCCTGCGGAGCGGCCGGCTGCTGGGCGGGGGCGGCTGGATGCCCGGGGCTCCGGCGGACTACGACGGGCGCCCGGCGAGCCTGGAGTTCAGCCCCGGCGGGGGCTACATCGTCGTGCGCGCCAACCTGGGCGGGCCGTACGTCGGGCTGTGGAACGTGGCGCGGCGGGCGCTGGAGAAGCAGGACGGCTACGTGAGCAACGCCCGCGTCGGCCCCGGCGACCGCTTCGCCGCCCTCGAGATCACCGAGGAGCGCACCGTGACCGCGCTGCGGGCGCTGCCAGGCGGCGGAACGCCGGCGGGCAAGCGGCTCCCCGGCCGGGGCCTGCAGGGGCAGGTCATGGCCATCAGCCCCGACGGCGCGCTGGCCGCCGTGGGCGGGGAGAAGGGCACGACGCTGTGGAGCCTGTCCACCGGCGAGCGGGACCGGCACGCCTTCCCCGGCCCGGCCGGCGAAGCCGTCTTCAGCGGCGACGGCCGCTTCCTGATCACCTTCGACAACTGGGCGGGCGGGCGCATCACGTTGTGGCGGCTGAGCGACGCGGCCCCGCTCCTGCGGCTCACCGTCGCCTCCAAGATCGTCGGGTCCCCGCGGTTCGGCCCCGGGAACCGTACGCTGAGCATCCTGGACGACGCCGGACAGGTGACCACCTACGACCTCAGCCGGCAGACCGGCCCCCGGCGCGTCGTGCCCGCCGGCGCTCTGCAGACGCGGTTCACCGCCTCGGGGAGCCTGCTGCTCGCCCGCACGGGCGACACCGTGCGCGGCTGGTCGGTGCCCGGCTTCACCGAGACCGGCCGGCTCGGCGTCCCCAGCAAGGGCGAGCCGATCATGCGGGTCAGCCCCGACGGGCGCACGGTCGTCACGATCTCCTCGGAGGATCTCACCACGGGACCCACGTTCTGGGACGCGGCATCCGGGCGGAAGCTGGGCCACCTGACCCTGGAGTCGGTTGACACGCGGGCGGACCTGCAGATCAGCCCCGACGGCCGGCTGCTCGCCCTCAGCTCGGCCATGGCCAACGACTACTACGGCGCGGGCGACGTCGTCGTCATCGACATCGCGCGGCGCGAGCGGGTCATGCGGTTCGGCCCGGTCGCGGGCGGCCCGCTGTCCTTCAGCTCGGACGGCAGGTACCTGGTCACCGCCGACGCCGGGGGCGCCGACGTCATCGACCTGGTCGCCCGTAAGGTGCTCCCCCGCGCGCAGGGCCCGGGGACGCTGGCGGAGGGGTGGATGGCCCTCGCGCCGAAGGGCCCGCTCGGCGCCTCGCCGTACGGGAGCAGGGCGGTGGTCCTGTGGGACACCCGCACCTGGCGTACGACGGGCCGGGTGTTCAGGGTGCCGGGGGACGTCGCGGGGGCCAGGTTCTCCCCCGACGGGCGGATCCTGGCGGTCGCCCATGACACCAGGGTGACGCTGTTCGACGCGGTCGCGGGCCGCCAGCTCGGCGCCGCCTGGACCGTGACCACGGGGGCGTTCGATCCGTACGAACCGGCCGACCCCATGCCGGCGCTCGCCTTCACGGCCGACGGCTCGGCCCTGCGCGTGGTGGGGCTCGACGGCGCGTTCCAGGAGCTGCCGGTCGATCCCGCGCCGGCCGTCCGGAGCGTGTGCGAGCGGGCGGGCCGCCGGCTCACGCAGGCGGAGTGGCGCGAGCACGTGGGAGCCGACGTGGGGTATCAGGAGGTCTGCCCCGCTTAG